CCGCCGGTTATCATTCTGAGCATTTGTTTTTCAGTATATTTTCCGCTGAAAGCCATCCGCACAAGGTCGCCGGCAGGCAAGGTACCACTTCGTTCGGGCGAAAAAGGTCCTTCACCGTCGAGAGCCTGGTTAACATCTATCACTTTCCCTTTTTGGTGTGCACCAACGGAAATTCCACCGCCCAAATGCACTACTATGAGGTTCAGGTCTTCGTATTTTCGCAAAACGGATTTGGCATGCTGACGGGCAACGGCTTTCTGATTAAGTGCGTGAAATATTGAAATCCTTTGGAATTCCGGATGACCGGAAATTCTTGCCAGGTCGCTAAGTTCGTCTACAACTACCGGGTCGGCAATGTAAGCCCGGGCGTTAGGCAGTTCACTGGCAATGTCGTCGGCAATCAAACCACCCAGGTTGCTTGCATGTTGCATTCGGGAATGTGTAAGATCGTGTTTCATTTCTTCGTTTACTTCGTACACTCCGGAAGGAATTGGTCGTATTACACCGCCGCGGCCGACAACTGCCCTGATTTCGTTAATCCGAACTTCAGCTTCTTGTAGTTCTTTATAGATGATATTTTTACGAAAAGAATACTGATCTGTTATTTTTTCAAATTTATCCAGTTCCTCTGATGAATGCCGTATGGTTTTTAAAAAAACGGGATTGTTGTCTTCAAAAACTGCAATTTTAGTTGAAGTGGAACCAGGGTTAATGGCTAAAATTTTAAATTTATCCATATTATTTTAAATAATACTATTTTATGCTAAAAGGGCGGCAAGAGCAATGGAATAGAGTTTGGTTTTTTCGCTGTCGCCCCGCGAAGAAAGTACAGCAGGTACTCTTGCACCCACTACCAATGCAGCTAATTCGGCTCCGGCAAATTTGGTACTGTTTTTATAGAAAACATTCCCTGCTTCGATATTGGGAAACAACAAACAATCTGCATCTCCTGCTACTTCGCCTGTTATTTTCTTGATTTGAACAGATTCTTTATCAACGGCGCCATCTAACGAAAGCGGACCATCAATAATAGCACCTTTAATCTGCCCACGTTCAGCCATCTTGGCAATAATGGCTCCGTCAACACAAGCGGGCATACCTGCCAGCATTTGTTCAGTAGCTGCAATACAGGCAATTTTGGGTTTTTCGATGTCCAATGCATGGGCT
The genomic region above belongs to Lentimicrobiaceae bacterium and contains:
- the buk gene encoding butyrate kinase, giving the protein MDKFKILAINPGSTSTKIAVFEDNNPVFLKTIRHSSEELDKFEKITDQYSFRKNIIYKELQEAEVRINEIRAVVGRGGVIRPIPSGVYEVNEEMKHDLTHSRMQHASNLGGLIADDIASELPNARAYIADPVVVDELSDLARISGHPEFQRISIFHALNQKAVARQHAKSVLRKYEDLNLIVVHLGGGISVGAHQKGKVIDVNQALDGEGPFSPERSGTLPAGDLVRMAFSGKYTEKQMLRMITGGGGLTAHCGTNSAYDVEIKAAEGNPHHKLIFEAMAYQVAKIIGSMCPVLKGQVDAILITGGMANSKWFVKMIIERVNCIAPVHVYPGEDEMRALVTNGLMVLKGEIEARIY